A section of the Chryseobacterium ginsenosidimutans genome encodes:
- a CDS encoding alpha/beta fold hydrolase: MGNKTSNTNHTLFANGIRQNFIDIGDGAPIVLLHGFPETNYAWRNQIPVLSKKYRVIAPDLRGYGETEKPATGYDKRNMANDLVALLDKLGIDKIALIGHDRGARVATRFAKDHTDRIDRLVVMDNVPTRIIARELNAEVAKAYWFFLFHLVPDLPEILISGKEEQWLRWFFSDWTYDPSTISGEAFDTYVRAYRAPGAVRGSMADYRANAIDLEQDKEDAHIKIDCPTLALWGEDFGAVGKMFDMPKVWAEMANNLKVVPIKRCGHLPHEERPDEVNALLVEFLQGWNG; this comes from the coding sequence ATGGGTAATAAAACATCAAATACAAATCATACGCTATTCGCAAACGGTATTCGTCAAAACTTTATTGACATTGGAGATGGTGCTCCTATTGTACTCCTTCACGGTTTCCCGGAAACTAACTATGCCTGGAGAAATCAAATCCCGGTGCTAAGCAAAAAATACCGGGTGATAGCGCCAGACCTGCGTGGGTATGGTGAAACAGAAAAGCCTGCAACTGGCTATGACAAACGCAATATGGCAAATGACCTCGTTGCTCTATTAGACAAGTTAGGTATTGATAAGATTGCACTTATAGGTCACGACCGTGGTGCGCGTGTTGCAACTCGATTTGCGAAAGACCATACCGACCGTATAGATAGACTAGTCGTGATGGATAATGTGCCAACCCGCATAATTGCCCGGGAATTAAACGCCGAAGTCGCAAAAGCCTATTGGTTTTTTCTATTCCATCTTGTTCCGGATTTACCTGAAATTTTAATCTCGGGAAAGGAGGAGCAGTGGCTGCGATGGTTTTTCTCTGATTGGACCTATGATCCTTCCACTATTTCGGGAGAAGCATTTGATACTTATGTACGAGCCTACCGTGCTCCCGGTGCAGTTCGTGGATCTATGGCAGATTACCGTGCAAACGCAATAGACTTGGAACAGGATAAGGAGGATGCTCATATTAAGATCGATTGTCCAACGTTGGCACTGTGGGGTGAAGACTTTGGTGCCGTAGGTAAGATGTTTGATATGCCAAAAGTTTGGGCAGAAATGGCTAATAATTTAAAAGTTGTACCCATCAAACGATGCGGACATCTTCCGCACGAAGAACGTCCGGATGAAGTAAATGCTTTACTTGTAGAATTCCTGCAAGGCTGGAATGGGTAA
- a CDS encoding M17 family peptidase N-terminal domain-containing protein codes for MKILNVKKTVRIGLFATMLLATPQIYFAQTTVQTASPNTSKIWGKVDEIAIEGMVQGPSTEIAPLQIACVFEYTEGDIFNSPPALPEAVNGMVHLDKSLNGIITELRKSGKFAGHSLETLLITPPTGTIGAKKLLLIGLGDRNKFTPELMQQVAGVGMEEALRLGVTKYAFATDLKDAGIDSPTAEVAGYGVTGAINAYRTQVYLKGKKMSSVKPIEKITLLAGPAFFTTAGEGITKAIAAFNK; via the coding sequence ATGAAAATTTTAAACGTAAAAAAAACAGTTAGAATTGGCTTATTTGCAACGATGCTTTTAGCAACGCCACAAATCTATTTTGCACAAACGACAGTCCAAACAGCGAGTCCAAACACCTCTAAAATATGGGGAAAAGTAGACGAAATCGCCATCGAAGGCATGGTGCAGGGACCTTCAACTGAAATTGCGCCTTTGCAGATCGCCTGCGTTTTCGAATATACAGAAGGCGATATTTTCAATTCGCCACCCGCATTGCCCGAAGCAGTCAATGGGATGGTCCATTTGGATAAGAGCTTGAATGGTATCATAACAGAATTGAGGAAATCCGGAAAATTTGCAGGGCATTCTTTGGAAACCTTATTGATTACGCCACCTACAGGAACCATCGGAGCAAAAAAATTATTGCTGATTGGCTTAGGGGACAGAAATAAATTCACGCCCGAATTGATGCAGCAAGTTGCTGGTGTCGGCATGGAAGAAGCTCTGAGATTGGGCGTAACAAAATATGCTTTTGCAACCGACCTTAAAGATGCGGGAATAGATTCACCAACCGCAGAAGTTGCAGGATACGGAGTAACCGGAGCAATTAACGCTTACAGAACTCAGGTTTATTTGAAAGGAAAAAAAATGTCATCAGTTAAGCCAATCGAAAAAATAACATTACTCGCCGGACCAGCATTTTTCACAACTGCCGGAGAAGGAATCACAAAAGCAATCGCAGCATTTAATAAGTAA
- a CDS encoding helix-turn-helix domain-containing protein encodes MKIQVIAEHFHVSPNYMSEFFKRQTSESIQQYIYSYRIKLIENSLLAANFRLTEIANEFGLPDVSHLNKLFKKHKHMSPSEYRKSVIS; translated from the coding sequence TTGAAAATACAAGTCATTGCTGAGCATTTTCACGTTTCACCAAATTATATGAGTGAGTTTTTCAAAAGGCAGACGAGCGAAAGTATACAACAGTACATTTATTCGTACAGAATAAAATTGATAGAAAACAGTCTTTTGGCAGCGAACTTCCGGTTGACAGAAATTGCCAATGAATTTGGATTACCCGATGTAAGCCATCTCAACAAACTATTCAAAAAACATAAACACATGAGTCCGTCCGAATATAGAAAATCAGTTATTAGCTAA
- a CDS encoding Crp/Fnr family transcriptional regulator: protein MMQQKLVDFIKSGHSLSEDDEDLIVKYFEPVLFPKNRIIEEEGKVPQYLYYIVSGYLRLFHYNENGDEVTTHINCPPGFFTSYSHFVNETKSGENVECITECELLRITKTDLDSLTSKSESMKDFSMGVFQRSIAYNENRSFELATLSAEQRYRRLIENYPGILHNVPITYIASFLGMKPESLSRIRRRLK, encoded by the coding sequence ATGATGCAACAGAAATTAGTTGATTTTATCAAGTCCGGTCATTCTCTTTCAGAAGATGATGAAGATCTGATTGTAAAGTATTTTGAGCCGGTACTTTTTCCTAAAAACCGTATTATTGAAGAGGAAGGAAAAGTACCGCAATACTTATATTATATTGTATCTGGATACTTGCGGCTTTTTCATTATAACGAGAATGGAGATGAGGTGACAACCCATATCAATTGCCCACCGGGTTTCTTCACCTCTTATTCTCATTTTGTAAATGAAACAAAATCCGGCGAAAATGTTGAATGCATCACTGAATGTGAGTTATTGCGTATTACCAAGACTGACCTCGATTCACTTACTTCAAAAAGCGAATCTATGAAAGACTTTAGTATGGGGGTATTTCAACGATCGATTGCCTATAATGAAAACCGCTCATTTGAACTTGCAACGCTGTCTGCGGAGCAACGTTACAGGAGGCTTATTGAGAATTATCCCGGTATCTTACATAATGTTCCCATTACCTATATAGCTTCTTTTTTGGGGATGAAACCAGAAAGCTTAAGCAGAATTCGAAGGAGATTAAAGTGA
- a CDS encoding M17 family peptidase N-terminal domain-containing protein: MQKITNLCPDQSVVKNGVSYAIKVVSPSESVTSLQVVCFVDFTKNQHYEGGTYAVNEHFQGAIDEVRKSGIFRGNEMQTLLLTPMLKQIPAQKLLLIGLGEPDKLSLDLFNRVGYCVVLEAVKLGVPDLCFAPSIKDAGLSGFAAADVSKALALGMNTALETASILFQKNLAPEILLKEIFLLAGQTQADNAYKGLKEALV, from the coding sequence ATGCAAAAAATAACAAATTTATGCCCTGATCAATCAGTTGTAAAGAACGGTGTAAGTTATGCTATAAAAGTAGTGAGCCCATCAGAAAGCGTTACGTCCCTTCAGGTAGTTTGCTTTGTTGATTTTACTAAGAACCAGCATTATGAAGGCGGAACTTATGCGGTAAATGAACATTTTCAGGGCGCTATTGATGAGGTTAGAAAGTCAGGCATTTTCCGCGGAAACGAAATGCAAACCTTGCTCCTTACACCGATGCTAAAACAAATTCCAGCACAAAAACTATTGTTAATTGGTCTTGGTGAGCCTGATAAGTTAAGCCTTGACTTATTTAATCGAGTGGGGTACTGCGTTGTTTTAGAAGCTGTAAAATTAGGTGTTCCAGACCTGTGCTTTGCTCCGAGCATTAAGGATGCGGGTCTATCAGGATTTGCAGCCGCCGATGTTTCTAAAGCTTTAGCGTTGGGTATGAATACTGCATTAGAGACTGCAAGTATTTTATTTCAAAAAAATTTAGCCCCTGAAATTTTACTAAAAGAGATATTTTTACTTGCGGGTCAGACTCAAGCAGACAATGCTTATAAAGGGTTAAAAGAAGCTTTAGTTTAG
- a CDS encoding NAD-dependent epimerase/dehydratase family protein, with product MIQKNLALVSGANGHLGNNLVRLLVEKGIPVRATVRNINNKTPFAGLDCEVLQADITDKSSFVKALQGVETFYSVGASFKLWAKDPQKEIYDVNIQGTRNTIEAAAEAGVKRIVYVSSIAALDYTKLPAKESNGYNPDRRDMYYNSKNDGEKIAFELAQKLGIELVSVMPSAMIGSEAFLPLNVSYGVLKLILNKEIPVDTKITLNWIDVKDVAEGCYLAAHKGRAGERYILANEKCMTITDTTMLANSLYPELKIKIPGSVPKFILFLIAGIMEFSAKIKKIPPVLTRKDIAMFSGLQQNFDISKARKELGFNPKSPEQAVKEALDYLMKHQNLLK from the coding sequence ATGATACAGAAAAATCTGGCTTTAGTTTCCGGAGCTAACGGGCACTTAGGAAACAACTTGGTAAGACTATTGGTCGAAAAAGGAATTCCTGTAAGAGCTACGGTAAGAAATATTAATAACAAAACACCGTTTGCAGGCTTGGATTGCGAAGTGCTCCAAGCTGATATTACCGATAAATCATCTTTTGTAAAAGCTTTGCAGGGTGTAGAAACATTCTATTCAGTTGGTGCATCTTTTAAGCTTTGGGCAAAAGATCCACAAAAAGAAATTTATGATGTTAACATTCAGGGAACAAGAAATACTATTGAAGCCGCAGCAGAAGCCGGTGTCAAACGTATCGTCTATGTAAGCTCTATTGCAGCATTGGATTATACAAAACTGCCTGCCAAAGAAAGCAATGGATATAATCCTGATCGAAGGGATATGTACTATAATTCTAAAAATGACGGTGAAAAAATTGCATTTGAACTGGCTCAAAAATTAGGAATTGAATTGGTTTCTGTAATGCCCTCTGCTATGATCGGAAGTGAAGCTTTTTTACCGCTGAATGTTTCTTATGGAGTTTTAAAGCTGATCCTCAATAAAGAAATTCCGGTAGATACCAAAATTACCCTGAACTGGATTGATGTGAAAGACGTGGCAGAAGGTTGTTATCTGGCCGCACACAAAGGTAGAGCCGGTGAACGTTATATTCTTGCTAATGAAAAGTGTATGACTATCACAGACACTACTATGTTAGCCAATTCGTTATATCCTGAGTTAAAGATCAAAATACCCGGTTCGGTGCCAAAATTTATACTGTTTCTTATTGCAGGGATTATGGAATTTTCTGCTAAAATAAAAAAAATACCACCAGTTTTGACCCGCAAAGATATTGCGATGTTTTCTGGGCTACAGCAAAATTTTGACATTTCAAAGGCTAGAAAAGAACTTGGATTCAATCCCAAAAGTCCTGAACAAGCAGTAAAAGAAGCACTGGATTATTTGATGAAACATCAAAATCTCTTAAAATAG